A window of Argopecten irradians isolate NY chromosome 14, Ai_NY, whole genome shotgun sequence contains these coding sequences:
- the LOC138307623 gene encoding ras-related protein Rab6 isoform X2, with translation MGSSGEFGNPLRKFKLVFLGEQSVGKTSLITRFMYDSFDNTYQATIGIDFLSKTMYLEDRTIRLQLWDTAGQERFRSLIPSYIRDSSVAVVVYDITNANSFQQTSKWIDDVRTERGSDVIIMLVGNKTDLSDKRQVTTEDGERKAKELNVMFIETSAKAGYNVKQLFRRVAAALPGMETTEPKKGEMTEVKLKDTPTEPEAKEGGCSC, from the exons ATGGGTTCGTCTGGAGAATTCGGAAACCCCTTGAGGAAGTTTAAATTAGTTTTTCTTGGGGAGCAAAGTG ttGGCAAAACATCATTGATCACACGTTTCATGTATGACAGTTTTGACAACACATATCAG GCAACAATTGGAATtgattttctatcaaaaactaTGTATCTAGAAGACCGAACG ATCCGACTACAGTTATGGGATACAGCTGGCCAAGAGAGGTTCCGAAGTTTAATACCAAGTTACATTAGGGATTCCTCTGTAGCCGTGGTAGTCTATGATATAACAA ATGCTAATTCCTTTCAACAGACGTCTAAGTGGATAGACGATGTACGGACAGAGCGTGGCAGTGACGTTATAATCATGTTAGTAGGAAATAAAACAGATCTATCGGACAAGAG ACAAGTGACCACAGAAGATGGAGAGAGGAAAGCAAAAGAACTaaatgtgatgtttatagaAACCAGTGCTAAAGCAGGCTACAACGTTAAACAG ttattCAGACGAGTTGCTGCAGCACTACCTGGAATGGAAACGACAGAACCGAAAAAAGGAGAAA TGACCGAGGTAAAGTTAAAGGACACACCGACCGAGCCGGAAGCTAAGGAAGGAGGATGTTCATGTTAG